In a single window of the Montipora capricornis isolate CH-2021 chromosome 11, ASM3666992v2, whole genome shotgun sequence genome:
- the LOC138024285 gene encoding kinesin heavy chain-like produces the protein MLNALADTVAERLKATLQPSIEHKQGQRSVSDDDESDEAESILSNMEGVTEQLLDEKKLMKKLEMDKGELKEKISRLQSQLDAIKVKEEDCQNRCQELEIRYNKEKERLSLIEDTVQRIGKNKERVKMTVHNFAPSLNLDDYE, from the exons ATGCTGAATGCACTAGCAGACACTGTTGCCGAGAGGCTCAAGGCGACATTACAACCCTCTATTGAGCATAAACAAGGTCAGCGGAGTGTTAGTGACGACGATGAATCAG ATGAGGCTGAGAGTATTCTCAGCAACATGGAAGGGGTGACGGAACAACTTCTGGACGAGAAGAAATTGATGAAGAAACTGGAAATGGATAAAGGAGAATTGAAAGAGAAGATCAGCCGTCTACAAAGTCAGCTTGATGCTATCAAGGTGAAGGAAGAAGATTGCCAGAACCGATGCCAGGAACTGGAAATCAGatacaacaaagaaaaggaGAGACTCTCGTTAATTGAAGACACTGTGCAGCGGATTGGAAAGAACAAGGAGAGAGTCAAGATGACGGtgcacaattttgcaccttCATTAAACCTGGATGATTATGAATAG